One window from the genome of Desertifilum tharense IPPAS B-1220 encodes:
- a CDS encoding DUF6658 family protein, with product MISRWLKKINLRQVLTVFLAGVLLVISTACSNNALARTADQVEDEVPSSALTNKFEGGMNNYRDTDPRRDTKGADAKAEGLVRNSQRNLDKSVDGPGEYVQNVKEGASLEGPKKAGESLSEAASNTAEDFAEGTERGFKNLQKNASRAVDGIGDTVGDAADNASDTVERSADNVKKAAQKATGEMKTTRD from the coding sequence ATGATCAGTCGTTGGCTAAAGAAAATTAATCTCAGACAAGTTTTAACTGTATTTCTAGCCGGTGTTCTTCTAGTCATTAGTACCGCTTGCAGTAACAATGCGCTAGCTAGAACCGCCGATCAAGTTGAAGATGAAGTTCCCAGTTCGGCTTTAACCAACAAGTTTGAAGGCGGAATGAACAACTATCGCGACACCGATCCGCGTAGAGACACCAAAGGCGCAGATGCTAAAGCTGAAGGTTTAGTCCGCAACTCTCAACGCAATCTTGATAAAAGCGTTGACGGACCCGGCGAGTACGTGCAGAACGTCAAAGAAGGTGCTTCTTTAGAAGGACCCAAGAAAGCGGGCGAAAGTCTCTCTGAAGCCGCCAGCAACACGGCTGAAGACTTCGCCGAAGGAACCGAACGCGGTTTTAAAAATCTGCAAAAGAACGCTAGCCGAGCCGTTGATGGAATTGGCGATACTGTAGGAGATGCAGCAGATAATGCTAGCGATACGGTTGAACGCAGTGCTGACAACGTGAAAAAAGCCGCCCAGAAAGCAACTGGCGAAATGAAGACCACTCGCGACTAA
- the larC gene encoding nickel pincer cofactor biosynthesis protein LarC has protein sequence MKKVAYLDCPTGIAGDMCLGALVHAGVPLEYLIDNLNRLGIATEYQLVSEFVRHQGQQATKVQVRLSAESSVGHHHSPKEEHHSHHHSPKEERHSHHHSSEEEHHSHSATRHLPEIERMILRAELPQQVTDWSLAIFRKLAEAEGAVHGISPQKVHFHEVGATDAIVDIVGTCLGLDWLGIEALYCSPLPTGGGTVWAAHGRLPVPVPAVLKLWEMRQVPVYSNGIERELVTPTGAAIAITLATQFGPPPAMTLQSIGLGAGTRQLPIPNILRLWVGEMTQDADAVQRETVSVLETQIDDLSPQAIAYVFDLLLAAGALDVFTQPVMMKKSRLGVLLTVICWPEARSQCEAIMFRETTTLGIRHSLQQRVALRREIQSLQTPYGPIRVKLAWMGDRLSNVQPEYEDCARLAKTHQLPWRTLHQIALNCWYEQAQMPIASEKSKLS, from the coding sequence GTGAAAAAAGTTGCTTATCTAGATTGCCCGACGGGAATTGCTGGAGATATGTGCTTGGGAGCGTTAGTTCATGCAGGCGTTCCCCTGGAGTACCTAATAGACAACCTTAACCGATTAGGGATCGCCACAGAGTACCAGCTTGTATCGGAGTTCGTCCGCCATCAAGGTCAACAGGCGACGAAGGTTCAGGTGAGGCTGTCTGCCGAGAGTTCGGTAGGACACCACCATTCGCCAAAGGAAGAACACCACTCCCATCACCATTCCCCAAAGGAAGAACGCCACTCCCATCACCATTCCTCAGAAGAAGAACACCACTCCCATAGCGCCACTCGACATTTGCCGGAAATTGAGCGAATGATTTTGAGGGCGGAGTTGCCTCAACAGGTGACAGACTGGAGTTTGGCGATTTTCCGCAAGCTTGCTGAGGCGGAAGGGGCAGTGCATGGTATTTCTCCCCAAAAAGTTCATTTTCATGAGGTGGGGGCGACTGATGCGATTGTAGATATTGTGGGGACTTGTTTGGGTTTGGATTGGTTAGGGATTGAGGCGCTGTATTGCTCGCCTTTACCGACGGGTGGGGGAACGGTTTGGGCGGCTCACGGACGCTTACCCGTTCCGGTTCCGGCGGTGCTGAAGTTGTGGGAAATGCGTCAGGTTCCGGTTTACAGTAATGGGATTGAGCGGGAGTTGGTGACGCCGACGGGGGCGGCGATCGCCATCACTTTAGCCACCCAGTTTGGCCCGCCTCCAGCGATGACGCTGCAAAGCATTGGCTTAGGGGCGGGGACTCGCCAACTCCCGATTCCCAATATTTTGCGCCTCTGGGTGGGGGAAATGACCCAGGATGCGGATGCGGTGCAACGCGAAACGGTGTCGGTTCTGGAAACGCAAATTGACGATCTCTCTCCGCAGGCGATCGCCTATGTCTTCGATCTGCTATTGGCGGCGGGGGCGTTGGATGTGTTTACTCAACCGGTGATGATGAAAAAATCGCGTTTGGGGGTACTGCTGACGGTTATTTGTTGGCCAGAAGCGCGATCGCAATGCGAAGCGATTATGTTTCGCGAAACCACAACCCTCGGTATCCGCCATTCTCTGCAACAACGGGTGGCGCTGCGACGCGAGATTCAGTCTTTACAAACGCCCTATGGGCCGATCCGGGTTAAGCTGGCTTGGATGGGCGATCGCCTCAGCAACGTTCAACCTGAATATGAAGACTGCGCGCGGTTAGCCAAAACCCACCAACTGCCGTGGCGCACCTTACACCAAATTGCCTTAAACTGCTGGTACGAACAAGCTCAGATGCCGATTGCATCAGAAAAGAGCAAGTTGAGTTAA